The following coding sequences are from one Sander lucioperca isolate FBNREF2018 chromosome 2, SLUC_FBN_1.2, whole genome shotgun sequence window:
- the c2h9orf116 gene encoding UPF0691 protein C9orf116 homolog has product MEEQRVQTCDVYRTDPNLPQRFNNPECFHGYREKIDQPLYRTSNQAYGSKGPTVHEIQTQFKGKSRQFSEAMLQSGMYRDHGFNTSVESSRVTISTATQHNRGNLHFRYHYGNQKNDK; this is encoded by the exons atggaggagcagagagttcaaACCTGCGACGTTTACAGGACGGATCCAAACCTGCCGCAGCGATTCAACAACCCCGAGTGTTTCCATGGTTACAG agagAAGATCGATCAGCCGCTTTACCGAACATCCAACCAAGCATACGGCAGCAAGGGACCAACTGTTCATGAGATACAG ACTCAGTTTAAAGGGAAGTCCCGTCAGTTCTCGGAGGCGATGCTGCAGAGCGGGATGTACCGAGATCACGGCTTCAACACGTCCGTGGAGAGCAGCAGAGTGACCATTTCCAcggcaacacaacacaacagaggCAACCTCCATTTTCGCTATCACTATGGAAACCAAAAAAATGACAAGTAG